TACCTCACAGCAGAAAGGTCTATTCCAGCCAATAAAAGGCCCAACAACCAAAGGATGACGAAAACAAAGAAAATGTCACAACCAAGCCTTAGGAATCTCAACATTGACAATCTACAAAGAAGCAATACACGGATTTAGCAGAAAAAGGAGATTTAAGCAGCAAATTTAGTGAATTACCTACCTCTTACAGTAGAGCGGTATTATCAATAACATCACCATACCAGGAAGAcagttgatttatttgtattttttcctCTAGAATGTTTTCCCTAAAGCATTTCTCAAACACGCCCAGAAGGAGCAATTAAAATGCTACCCTTCTGGAAGCACCTTTGAGATGTAATGTCCCTGGGAAAAAATAATTGAACCATACTTCCTTTTTTGCAGTAGCTAGCACCAGAGGGATGTTCATTGCCCTTTCAAGGTCacagacagttttttttttcttggcatcCCCACTTCTCACCAGATTACAGTTATCTGAGGGGCCCATTGCCCATGAGCATGGAATATGAAGCCGGATCTTTGGCAACTATAAATCAAACActtttctagactctaagctcttatTGTCAGGGAACAGGctggctaattctgctgtattgtctgctgggtgaccttgggcaagtcaacttacttctctgtgcctcggttacctcatctgtgaaatggggattgagacttgagccccttgggggacagagactgggtccaacccgatttgtggtaagaagcacccaagtgcttagtacagtgctctgcaaatagtaagcgctcaataaataccattgattgattgattttctctacAGAATGCATTTACTCCTCCACTcatgcaggataataataataataactgtggtctttgttaagcatttactatgtgccaaacactgttctaagtgctggggtaaatacaaggtaataagatgagacaagtccctgtctctcatggggctcacggtcttaatccccattttccagttgcggtaactgaggcacagaggaagtgaagtgacctgcccaaggtcacaaagcagacaggtggcagagtggagattagaacccatgaccttctgattcccaggctcatagtCTATCACTACATAATGCTACTTCTCAACAGTGCTAACTACTCACGGATTTAGTTTCCCTAGATGGGAAGAATGGAGGTGATTATGCAAGTGTGGATGGAACTTAAGCCAATGAAATTGAGTTTTTCTACATTTGAAAGATGGTACAACCGAGCCTTGGCTTATCGTTCTCTCGAACCAAACGAAGACACAAGAGCACTTGAATTTTGCCtgaaaatgaatagactagagaGTGGGCCCAGAGTATTCACAGTGCTGGACAACCAGTATtccctgagtcccagacccacccGTTCTCCTCAGGCTCTATACCTGCCCGAGTCCATCAGAAACCAATAGAGGTCAAATCCAGGATCCAGATTAGGTTTCTCCATAGTGCTAGTCTCAGGGAGGGGCAGTCTAAGAGCTAGGTTGGGTGACCGAACCTGCTATCTATCCCAGTTATTTCTCTTatttgctgtggagctggggaggcTGTGGGCTATCCCAGGGATCTTGGTTCCAAGGGAGGCTTCCAGTAGACAGGACAGTCTCAGAGCAAGTGCCCAAGAGGGATGTGATGTCAAGGCAACGTTTTGGACAGTGACCCTCCTATTTGACAAATTCCTCAAAAATTAACCACCTTCAAGTCAGTCTATTTAGGTGActatgcactttcccaaatgtaaTAAAACTCAACTTCAGCACAGCTAGAAAAGAAGGGgcgggaattgtactttccaagcacacagtccagtgctttgcacataaaaaaaataagcactcaataaatatgactgaatgaatacatgaggGAATTAGGTAGTGTGGggccttcctcccacctccacccatcTCTCACCACAGCTGCAGCTAGCCATCCCACCCAGTATTGGTCAgggaaaccaaacaaaaaaggTCACCCGAAGCCTAGCATTTTTTGTGCAGGTCATAGCTTAGCATGACATTTTGTGTACCCCTTAAAAGCACCCAGATGTTCACAGTGTCTCTAATGGATTGCCCAATAAAAGTGTCCCTGTGTGGGTGGGTTGGCATTGCCCCACTACCTTTAATTTTACCAAATATCAGGTTCAAATAATCACTTAGTATTGACTGGGCCTGTGTCTAGAACCAATTATTCCTGATGTTGCTTATAACCAGAGCAAAGGATATGAAGATGCTTAATACATTTAATTCCTAAGCTTCGATGGCAGTGCCACATCATCTTAAAAGTAAAAGACTAATAAAAATCCTAAATAGGAACTTATTAAAGATCAGGTTTTAATTTGCTTTTTGACAGCTTAAAACTGCAAAATGTGAATTTCCCAGAAGGTCCTATTTTGGTTGCTGGGTTTATTTATTCCTAGAAATTTATTCCTAAACCAGAAAAGACCctctctctcacattcaatcgatcatcaatcttcatcatcaatggcatttattgagcacttattatgtgcagaccactgcgctaagcgcttgggaaagtacaacagagttggcagacatgttccctgcccgcaacgagcttacagtctagattgggaggcagacattaatataaatatatagttttcagtggtatttattgagtgctaacggtgtgcagagcactgtaccaagagcttgggagagtacaacgcaacagagttgttGCACATTTCCCTGCATAGCTACTCTGAGTTTCAGAAAATCATTTCCCCTTTAGGCAGGCTGGCATTTTTAAGAGATGGATTAGCTCTCCAAAACCAGtccattctcttccctcttccttagcTAATGTCTTGCAATCTTCCTGATGCTTTGGAATGGCCCAGGCAGACCCCAAGTGAGGGAGTGGTGGCTACTGCCAAAATTCTCACTGCAGGACTTTCTAGAAACAATTAGCATCCTTGGGATGAGTTTGCTTCAGAATAATTAAATGGAAACCCAGGAAGATGAAGGGAATTGCCATGGGTTGACCAGAAACTTTGTGACTGAGCAAGGCTAACCATTAACACAcccttcattttcttccactgtaCAGTGAAGAATCATTTTGGGGGGGGCATATCATGGTCTTGACTGTGACTGCTGaattgtctttgggcaagtcacttaacttctctatgcctcaattacctcatctgtaaaatggggattaaaactgtgagccccccgtgggacaacctgatcaccttgcaacctccccggcacttagaacagtgctttgcacatagtaagcgcttaacaaataccatcattattattattattactgtcttttcAGTTACTCAACTACTCATAGGTGAATGTGAATtatgcctataattctatttgttctgacgattttgacacctgtctacatgttttgttttgttgtctgtctcccccctccagactgtgagcccgttgttgggtagggaccgtctctatatgttgccaacttgtacttcctgagcacttagtacagtgctctgcacacagtaagcgctcaataaatacaattgaatgaatgaatgtcagtcagTGACCTCTTCTTTGAATGAGAAGAGCAGCTACACACTTAATTCACTGAGACtcactgcatcacctctgcatgcAATGAAAATCACCACTAAAAGAGCTTTACTCACTAGATTGtcaacttcttgaggacaggggtcatttttaccaactctatctTATGGTTCTCTCGCAAGTGTTGAGttcactgctcttcacacagtaaacgctcactaaatcATCACCACTCATCGACTGACGGCCCTAACGTTCTGGTGTCTTCTCTCTGTCGATGACTTTTCTCAGAGCTCCTTTCACTTcctggtttctcaggctgtagatcagggGGTTGAGCATGGGTGTGATTACTGTGTAGACTAGCGCAATGACCTTTCCACCAGCCTGAGAGGCACGAGACTGAGGCCGCATGTACACAAAGATGGCTGTCCCATAAAAGAGAGCCACCACGGTCAGGTGAGAAGCACATGTCGAAAAGGCTCTACGCCTCCCCATGGTTGAATGTCTCCCAAGGACGGACAGGAGGATGCGGACATAGGAGACCACGATGAGGAGAaaaggaatgaagactatgaTGATGCTGAAGACAAACACCACCATCTCCGGGAGGGAAGTGTCTGTACACGCCAGCCTCAAGACTGTCGGCacttcacagaagaaatggtttaaCACATTGGGCCCGCAGTAGGGCAAGCTCGAGGTGAGGGCATTGATCACCAGGGAGCTCAGAaagctgctgagccaggaggtcatTCCCAGCTGGACGCACGTCGCTCTGTTCATGATAACGGTGTAATGCAACGGGTGACATATGGCCACATACCGATCGTAAGCCATGACCCCAAGAAGGACGCATTCAATCATcccaaaagagagggagaaatacattTGGGTGGCACATCCGGGGAATGAGAtggtctttctctcccccaccaggTTGGAAAGCATCTGAGGGACATTGGTGGAAGTGTAACAGATGTCCAGGAAGGAGAGATTggccaggaagaagtacatgggggtttgaagTCGGGGTTCCAGGCAGATCACAGTAATTATGGCAACGTTTCCAGCCAACGTTAGCAGGTAGATGAACAAGAAAATGATGAAAAGCATAAGCTGGACACTTGGCTGGACAGAGAGTCCCAGAAAAATAAATTCAGTAATGTATGTTAAGTTTTCCTTCTCCATTTTGCCATCTAGTTTCCTTGAGAGAGAAAATATTGAATTCCAATTAACTGTAGGGGAAATGCAACAACTAACGCATTAGTGTGTAGCAAACAAAGAGAACGAGAAAGGATATGGTCTAACTCTCAAACAACAAAGATGGTTGTttttcaaaaaaaccaaaacgcTCTTTTTCGGTTTCTCCATTTTAGGGGAAGTGCTTTCCTGTCAAGAACAGAACATCAAATTTGATTGAATACCTAAAACATGCAGCATCGAGCATATTGGAAGGAAGAATACTAAAAATAGCAGATATACCTGTTCAAATACATGGGTTCCTACTAGCAGCGTTGGTTCTCCTCTTCCCAAACGCATgtatgaagagaaaaaaaaacaattgagGCTAAGGTTACCCTATTTGTAAACACTTTCATATTTGTTCATAttcaaatattaaataaatatatcAAATGTTAATAAAATATCAAATATTTGTTCATATTCATGTGTAATTCAGTACATGGCATCCAGTGGAacctcaacaaatagcattattataactatttttCCTATAACTAGAGAAGCGATTGTTGCCTGATTCAGCATTCCGTCGGCCCAGCTTAAAGCATAAAGCAgctactgtctacagtgacaggaaattcaggggaagacagggtttagatgggaagaagagttcagttttggacaatcTAAGTTtggggtgttggcaggacatatAAGTCAAAATGCCCTGAagccaagaggaaatgggagactgcagaaaagaggagaggtcagagctggagagatagatttggaaatcatccaggaagaggtgatagttgaagtcgcgggactgaatgagttctccaagggagtgagtgtagatggaaaatagaaggggacccagaactgagccttgaggactcCCACACTTAGAAAGAAGCTGAGAAAGAAAAGCTTGAATAATGCGTGAAACAACCTTAACGCTTGAAACACTTTAAATCTAAATTTCCAAAATATGCGACACTATCATAATGTTGCCCAATTTCTAAAAGAAGCTATTTTCTACAGACTAAAGAACTCAGTTACATCTGCCACATTAAAATCCCCAGGAGGCATGGCAAATTTCCCAGTGGTTCTCAAGGGACATCCAGATGGGTTTGTGTTCCTGTTTCCTGATGGAATTGGGTTCGTGTTTTATATACTTCATAGGCTGATAACCCATTTTCCTTTCACAAATTGGTGTCTAGTGTCCACATTCAATTGGGAGAAAATATAAATCAAAATGAAATGTCCAATCATGAGAGATCTCCATTACCTTTTTGAATCTCTTAGAAAGGGAGTCTCTGAACATCCTTTTGGTAGTTATTTTAGCCTgtttcctttagactgtagaATTTGACCGATATGACATTAGAACTTAAAAATTGTATATGGTAAAGGAGatcattaaataaatatttaagaAGTTTAACTAAAGAGTGAACTCTAATAATGATATACTTGAccgaaaaaggaagaaaatttcATTCCCTTTCAACTTCAACCTTTCATTCTTTTACATTACATTTTAcattatgttgcaaatttgtacttcccaagcgcttagtacagtgctctgcacatagtaagcgctcaataaatatgattaatgatgatgattaaggggaTGGAGTTTGGTACTTAGAATTGCCGTAAATAATTCACAAATTGTTTATAGCATCTCCAGAAGAGTCAGGATTATGGGTCGATTTAGTATTAGAGAAGGCAACTCTCTCTGTTGTGCCAATAATTCTAGTTACCCTGATGTTGTTAATTATCAGGCATTCTAACTTGGGTTTTCTTGATATCATCTCCCTTAAACTcatggaaaaaagagaaagactgTGCCGATTATTCATTCTTTACCATGTGCTACTGACCTAGTTGACATCTCCATTTCTATCACGAGGGGCTAATGGAAGCAACCAGTAACTTGAAATAACCCAAAagacatttgatgatgatgatgatggcatttattaagtgcttactatgtgcaaagcactgttctaagtgctggggaggtaacatagtggtcaggttgtcccatgaggggctcacattcttaatctccatttgacagatgagggaactgaggcacagagaagtgaagtgacttgcccaaagtcacacagctgacaattggcagagccgggatttgaacccctgacctctgactccaaagcccgggctctttccactgagccacactacttctcatttaGGCTGGATCTAGTCTAGTGGGACATTCAGGCCATTCCCGATCAATATTATTTTGTGGGGTGGCACAGCAAtaagtcaattgatcaatgatatttattgagtgcttactgtgggcagagcactatacttggtgctttggagaatgcaatacagtgGACTTGGTAGAAACAACCACTACCCTCAAGATgctccttattattgttattattatgattattattattattgtgccatttattaagctcttactatgtgccaggcactgtactaagcactggggtagatacaagcttatcaggttagacacaatccatgttgatcatggggatcacagtcttaatcatcatcatcaatcgtatttattgagcgcttactgtgtgcagagcactgtactaagtgcttgggaagtacaagttggcaacatatagagacagtccctacccaatagtgggctcacagtctaaaatcccattttacatgaaTATTTTAAATGAATATTTAAGAATGACCAAAGAGTGAACTCTAATAACGTACATCACATAATACAtgacagaaaaaggaagaaaatttcATTCCCTTTCAACTTCAACCTTTCATTCTTTTACATTAAGGGGGTGGAGTTTGGTACCTAGAATTCCCCTAAATAATTCACAAGTTAATTATAGCACCTCCAGAGGAGTCAGGACTATGGGTCGACCAGTAACTTgtcgctcatggggctcacagtcttaatccccattttacagatgaggtaactgaggcacaaaaaagttaagtgatttgcccaagatcgcaaAGCAAAAAAGTGTCAGTGTTGGGCATAgagcctagatcaatcaatcaatcaattgtatttattgagcgcttacttctcactcatgttctatctactagaccatgctgtctcAGCAATCCACTTCAATATCCACAAATATTGAaaggtccatacttcaccctagaGTATTTTA
This genomic stretch from Tachyglossus aculeatus isolate mTacAcu1 chromosome 22, mTacAcu1.pri, whole genome shotgun sequence harbors:
- the LOC119944062 gene encoding olfactory receptor 10A7-like, translating into MEKENLTYITEFIFLGLSVQPSVQLMLFIIFLFIYLLTLAGNVAIITVICLEPRLQTPMYFFLANLSFLDICYTSTNVPQMLSNLVGERKTISFPGCATQMYFSLSFGMIECVLLGVMAYDRYVAICHPLHYTVIMNRATCVQLGMTSWLSSFLSSLVINALTSSLPYCGPNVLNHFFCEVPTVLRLACTDTSLPEMVVFVFSIIIVFIPFLLIVVSYVRILLSVLGRHSTMGRRRAFSTCASHLTVVALFYGTAIFVYMRPQSRASQAGGKVIALVYTVITPMLNPLIYSLRNQEVKGALRKVIDREKTPER